A portion of the Rhinopithecus roxellana isolate Shanxi Qingling chromosome 19, ASM756505v1, whole genome shotgun sequence genome contains these proteins:
- the CCR7 gene encoding C-C chemokine receptor type 7 — protein MDLGKPMKSVLVVALLVIFQVCLCQDEVTDDYIGDNTTVDYTLFESLCSKKDVRNFKAWFLPIMYSIICFVGLLGNGLVVLTYIYFKRLKTMTDTYLLNLAVADILFLLTLPFWAYSAAKSWVFGVHFCKLIFAIYKMSFFSGMLLLLCISIDRYVAIVQAVSAHRHRARVLLISKLSCVGIWILATVLSIPELLYSGLQRSSSEQAMRCSLITEHVEAFITIQVAQMVIGFLVPLLAMSFCYLVIIRTLLQARNFERNKAIKVIIAVVVVFIVFQLPYNGVVLAQTVANFNITSSTCELSKQLNIAYDVTYSLACVRCCVNPFLYAFIGVKFRNDLFKLFKDLGCLSQEQLRQWSSCRHIRRSSMSVEAETTTTFSP, from the exons GGAAACCAATGAAAAGCGTGCTGGTGGTGGCTCTCCTTGTCATTTTCCAG GTATGCCTGTGTCAAGATGAGGTCACGGACGATTACATCGGAGACAACACCACAGTGGACTACACTTTGTTCGAGTCTTTATGCTCCAAGAAGGATGTGCGGAACTTTAAAGCCTGGTTCCTCCCTATCATGTACTCCATCATTTGTTTCGTGGGCCTACTGGGCAACGGACTGGTCGTGCTGACCTATATCTATTTCAAGAGGCTCAAGACCATGACCGATACCTACCTGCTCAACCTGGCAGTGGCAGACATCCTCTTCCTCCTGACCCTTCCCTTCTGGGCCTACAGCGCGGCCAAGTCCTGGGTCTTTGGTGTCCACTTTTGCAAGCTCATCTTTGCCATCTACAAGATGAGCTTCTTCAGCGGCATGCTCCTACTTCTTTGCATCAGCATTGACCGCTATGTGGCCATCGTCCaggcagtctcagctcaccgccaCCGTGCCCGTGTCCTCCTTATCAGCAAGCTGTCCTGTGTGGGCATCTGGATACTAGCTACAGTGCTCTCCATCCCGGAGCTCCTGTACAGCGGCCTCCAGAGGAGCAGCAGTGAGCAAGCGATGCGATGCTCTCTCATCACAGAGCATGTGGAGGCCTTTATCACCATCCAAGTGGCCCAGATGGTGATCGGCTTTCTGGTCCCCCTGCTGGCCATGAGCTTCTGTTACCTTGTCATCATCCGCACCCTGCTCCAGGCGCGCAACTTTGAGCGCAACAAGGCCATCAAGGTGATCATCGCCGTGGTCGTGGTCTTTATCGTCTTCCAGCTGCCCTACAATGGGGTGGTCCTGGCCCAGACGGTGGCCAACTTCAACATCACCAGCAGCACCTGTGAGCTCAGTAAGCAGCTCAACATCGCCTACGACGTCACCTACAGCCTGGCCTGCGTCCGCTGCTGCGTCAACCCTTTCTTGTACGCCTTCATCGGCGTCAAGTTCCGCAACGACCTCTTCAAGCTCTTCAAGGACCTGGGCTGCCTCAGCCAGGAGCAGCTCCGGCAGTGGTCTTCCTGTCGGCACATCCGGCGCTCCTCCATGAGCGTGGAGGCCGAGACCACCACCACCTTCTCCCCATAG